From Triticum urartu cultivar G1812 chromosome 2, Tu2.1, whole genome shotgun sequence, a single genomic window includes:
- the LOC125535746 gene encoding probable GTP-binding protein OBGC1, chloroplastic, with protein sequence MAPAAVAAAAFPFRLFSAEAARRTAKGGRGKRGSARPVKSPPLPPALSSANVIGRSATTFTRLPLRDAAPESAEVPLERFPTAPGSPERAAPALPRGIVQRLGVEQDDEDEDGEVGLGRRGATAVRRLPLRDSKGGGERAAVGQFDARAARRGLNNGRAISRQMVEHPGDEGEEEEEFVVTRLDIFEGSKGRKARAVPPEELDEDDGAVMFDPDYGVDSDDEDDEEFVTAANEWSPAGDAIASTKLDELEYDGEDDDDAEVVVYHPDDDEEEEEEEEEVGVFEGSAHDDDDDDDEGEEAEGEVKEKGVPAVMRCFDTARIYSKAGDGGNGVVAFRREKYVPHGGPSGGDGGRGGNVYVEVDGDMNSLLPFRKSLHYRAGRGAHGQGSQMAGAKGEDVVVKVPPGTVVRSAAGDIELLELMKPGQRALLLPGGRGGRGNAAFKTGTNKVPRIAEKGEKGPEMWLDLELKLVADVGIVGAPNAGKSTLLSAISAAKPTIANYPFTTLLPNLGVVSLDFDATMVVADLPGLLEGAHRGYGLGHEFLRHSERCSVLVHVVDGSGEQPEYEYEAVRLELELFSPALVDKPYIVVYNKMDLPEASDRWNSFREKLQAQGFEPYCISALNRQGTQDVVYSAYKILQKERQRVKEVEEWNNTQNLNHVADAIKRERSSAMNDFEIVHDKGANTWTVVGAGIERFVQMTNWDYTESLKRFQHVLEACGVNKTLVKLGVKEGDTVVIGEMEMFWNEEPKRVAARTMISREDDAVRWPKFS encoded by the exons ATGGCgccggccgccgtcgccgccgcggCCTTCCCCTTCCGCCTCTTCTCCGCCGAGGCCGCCCGCCGGACCGCGAAGGGCGGCCGGGGCAAGCGCGGCTCCGCCAGGCCCGTCAAGTCCCCTCCGCTTCCCCCCGCCTTGTCGTCCGCGAACGTCATCGGCCGCAGCGCGACCACGTTCACCCGCCTCCCTCTCCGCGACGCCGCCCCCGAGTCCGCGGAGGTCCCCCTCGAGCGGTTCCCGACCGCGCCGGGCAGCCCCGAGCGCGCAGCCCCCGCATTGCCGCGCGGGATTGTCCAGCGGTTGGGCGTGGAGCAGGACGACGAGGATGAGGATGGAGAGGTGGGCCTCGGCCGCCGTGGGGCTACCGCCGTCCGCCGGCTGCCTCTGCGAGACTCGAAGGGTGGCGGCGAGCGGGCCGCAGTCGGGCAATTCGATGCGCGCGCGGCCAGGAGGGGCCTGAATAATGGTCGCGCCATCTCGCGTCAAATGGTCGAACACCCTGGGGacgagggggaggaggaggaggagttcgtCGTCACCCGCTTGGACATCTTCGAGGGCAGTAAGGGGAGGAAAGCTCGGGCTGTTCCGCCCGAGGAGCTCGACGAGGACGATGGCGCCGTCATGTTCGACCCGGACTACGGCGTCGACagcgacgacgaagacgacgagGAATTCGTCACGGCGGCAAACGAGTGGTCTCCAGCAGGCGACGCGATTGCAAGCACGAAGCTCGACGAGCTGGAGTACGACggggaggacgacgacgacgcggaggttgtggtgtACCACCCAGACGacgacgaggaagaggaggaggaggaggaggaggtcggcgTGTTTGAGGGCAGCGCCcacgacgatgacgacgacgacgacgaagggGAGGAAGCGGAGGGGGAGGTGAAGGAGAAGGGGGTGCCCGCCGTGATGCGGTGCTTCGACACGGCCAGGATATACTCCAAGGCCGGCGACGGCGGCAACGGCGTGGTGGCCTTCCGGCGCGAGAAGTACGTGCCGCACGGCGGGCCgtcgggcggcgacggcggccgcGGGGGCAACGTGTACGTGGAGGTGGACGGGGACATGAACTCGCTGCTGCCGTTCCGCAAGTCGCTGCACTACCGCGCCGGCCGTGGCGCGCACGGCCAGGGGTCGCAGATGGCCGGAGCCAAGGGCGAGGACGTCGTGGTGAAGGTGCCGCCTGGAACGGTGGTCCGGTCGGCCGCCGGCGACAtagagctcctcgagctgatgaAGCCCGGGCAGCGAGCGCTGCTCCTCCCCGGTGGCCGCGGCGGCCGTGGCAACGCCGCGTTCAAGACGGGGACAAACAAGGTGCCCAGGATTGCAGAGAAGGGGGAGAAAGGCCCTGAAAT GTGGCTTGATTTGGAGCTAAAGTTGGTTGCTGATGTGGGAATTGTAGGAGCTCCAAATGCTGGAAAGAGCACTCTTTTGAGTGCTATTAGTGCTGCCAAGCCAACTATAGCCAACTACCCCTTTACCACATTGCTACCAAATCTTGGAGTAGTCTCATTAGATTTTGATGCTACGATGGTAGTTGCAGACCTTCCTGGCTTGCTGGAAGGTGCTCATCGTGGGTATGGTTTGGGCCATGAGTTTTTAAGACACAGTGAGAGATGTTCAGTCTTG GTGCATGTAGTTGATGGTTCAGGAGAACAACCAGAATATGAGTACGAGGCTGTCCGTTTGGAACTGGAGTTATTTAGCCCAGCTTTGGTTGACAAACCTTATATAGTGGTGTACAATAAGATGGATCTTCCAGAGGCATCTGACAGATGGAATTCGTTCAGGGAAAAGCTACAGGCTCAAGGTTTTGAGCCTTACTGCATTAGTGCATTAAACAGGCAAGGAACACAAGATGTTGTTTATTCTGCCTACAAGATTCTACAGAAAGAGAGGCAAAGGGTGAAAGAAGTCGAAG AATGGAATAACACTCAAAATCTGAATCATGTGGCCGATGCAATAAAACGGGAAAGGAGTTCTGCCATGAATGATTTTGAGATTGTTCATGACAAGGGCGCAAATACATGGACTGTTGTTGGAGCCGGAATTGAACGGTTTGTTCA
- the LOC125541018 gene encoding uncharacterized protein LOC125541018, producing the protein MITGELSMAALLPCARVALAPSVSVAGSIGSSSLRWTLPVPSLRRRGSPTLKHVVRASKGAADQPDPPADPEGDGGDEEENPKMVNAEEIYAELEKFKEEYAAKKGLPYEKRDMTDEMFYNEKWKIYKYIREMISSNPSILHVETALSQELCIQAGDALDLAKNIVYSASYRLKRPSEISVNTTEQMVRIYASTFMKTAEDVYHGKTNTATLCYYLDALGGLAAISHILFVDTLDAVNDVLLEDGKPKHSPDVDAEAAYRRFEQKLSLPERKVWARGLLFKPCEILEQIVCPATKHTRQFIAQMIRLRKDALNQVPDEHKIRSDRL; encoded by the exons ATGATCACCGGAGAGCTGTCCATGGCCGCCCTCCTACCTTGCGCCCGCGTCGCTCTGGCGCCGTCCGTCTCCGTCGCCGGCAGCATTGGCAGCTCGTCGCTGCGCTGGACCCTGCCCGTCCCCTCGCTGCGCCGGCGCGGCAGCCCGACGCTCAAGCACGTGGTACGCGCCAGCAAGGGCGCCGCGGATCAGCCCGACCCGCCCGCAGACCCGGAGGGGGACGGCGGCGACGAGGAGGAAAACCCCAAG ATGGTGAACGCCGAAGAGATTTATGCAGAACTCGAGAAGTTCAAAGAGGAGTATGCAGCAAAGAAGGGTCTTCCTTACGAAAAAAGAGATATG ACTGATGAGATGTTCTACAACGAGAAGTGGAAAATATATAAGTATATTCGGGAGATGATTTCTTCCAATCCAAGCATTTTG CATGTGGAAACCGCCCTGTCTCAGGAACTGTGCATCCAGGCTGGTGACGCTCTGGATTTGGCTAAAAATATCGTG TATAGTGCATCTTACAGGCTCAAGCGGCCAAGTGAAATTTCCGTGAATACAACGGAGCAG ATGGTTCGGATCTATGCTTCCACCTTCATGAAAACCGCCGAGGACGTCTACCATGGGAAGACCAACACGGCAACCCTCTGTTATTATCTCGACGCTCTCGGAGGTTTGGCTGCGATCAGCCACATCTTATTCGTCGACACTCTAGACGCCGTGAACGATGTACTGCTCGAAGACGGTAAACCGAAGCACAGCCCCGACGTCGACGCAGAGGCTGCTTACCGCAGGTTTGAGCAGAAACTGTCTCTTCCGGAGCGGAAGGTTTGGGCGAGGGGTTTACTGTTCAAACCATGCGAG ATTCTGGAGCAGATAGTCTGCCCTGCGACGAAGCACACGAGGCAGTTCATTGCACAGATGATTCGGCTGCGCAAGGATGCGCTGAACCAAGTCCCAG ATGAGCACAAAATTCGATCGGACCGGCTCTGA